In bacterium, the genomic stretch TACCACCGAAACAAGTAGGGAGATTTACCGAAGCGCTGGACGAGTTAGTTGCCGAGGGGCGAATCGTGGACACTGGACACGGCTATGTTCTTACATCGCAGCGCCGTGAAGTTGCCACTGGCCGCATCATCATCAAAGATGAAGGATTCGGGTTTCTCGTTCCGGAGCAAGGGGAAGGGGAAGACTTCTATGTTCCGCGCAGCGGTTTCGGTTTAGCCCGGAATGGCGACACTGTTTTGGCAAGCGTCCGTCGGCTTGGTGGCGGCAGAGCGGAAGCGTTTGTGCAAAAAGTTCTCGAACGTTCCACCCGCGCAACTTTAGGGTTATATGTCGGCGGCGGTGGCGGCGGGTATGTCATTCCCGAGAATTTACCCGGTGTTCGGCGAATTCTAATTGCTGGCGGCAATACCTGTGGAGCGAAAGATCAACAAAAAGTCGAGGTGGAACTTCCCGAGAACCAACCGCTGCAAGAAACGCTCAAAGGGCGCATTGTAAACGTTCTTGGTTATCCCGGCTCGTTGGCTGCGGAGCGAGCGACCCTGTTACGGATGCACGGTTTCCCGTTGGTGTTTACGAAGGAAGCGATAGCTGCCGCCGAAGCTTTGTCCGCTGAAGAACTTACGGCAAGCGATGACCATCGGGAAGATTTAACCGATATGGTTTGTTGTACCATCGATCCGGCGAGTGCGAAGGATTTCGATGATGCCGTGACATTAGAACCTCGCGGCGACGGTTGGCTGGCTGCGGTTCATATTGCCGACGTCTCGCACTATGTGACACCGGGCAGCGAGATCGACCGGGAAGCGGTGAAGCGGGCAACTTCGGTGTATCTGCCGCAAGGCGCTTCGCCAATGTTACCGGAGAAACTCACAGGTGATATCTGTTCGCTTCGTCCAAATGAAAGGCGACGAGCTGTTAGCGTCATTTTTGAGATTACCGACGAAGGCGAGATTCTTTCCCGAAAAGTAGTGCGTTCGTGGATTCAATCGCGACGACGATTTACCTACGAAGAAGTGCAGGAACTCCTCGACGAATACGACCGGAAACGCGGCTCGGCGAATCGCTGGAGCAAACGGCTCGATTATGGAATAGCGGAACCGTGGGAAGCGCGGGTTGCCGGATACCGTTGGTTCGCAAGGATTTTACGCGAAGAGCGGTTTGCATTAGGTGGTTTAGAGTTTGAGACCGAAGAAGTCGAAGTTGAATTAGATACACACGGAAAAGCCGTTCGCGTCTATCCCCGCCCTCGGATCGAAAGTTATTCGGTAATAGAAGAGTGGATGTTGTTGGCGAATCGCACCGTTACCGAATTGTTTGAGCAACGGATCGGTAAGAAGTCGCCGTTTGTATATCGCGTCCACGAAAAGCCCGACGATGGAAAGGTGAGCGAATTCGTTCTGTTTGCCGAGGATCTCGGTTATCCGTGGACGGGTGGCGATCCCACCGATTCGCTTGCCTTGCAGAAATTCATTCACACTTTACAGAATGCGCCCGATTCGCATTTGCTAAACGATATGGCGATTCGCAGCATGATGCGCGCACAGTACACCACCGAAAATGTCGGACACTTCGGTCTTGGCTTCGATTGGTATACCCACTTTACGAGTCCGATTCGGCGTTATCCCGATGTGATGGTGCATCGACTGCTCATCGATTTTCTCATCGAGAAAACGAAGAAACGGGCTCCAGACTCGCTCCATGAAGAGCTGGTGAAACTATGCCGCCACAGTTCCGAACGGGAGCAGGCAGCCACCGAAGCCGAACGAGAGGGCGTCAAGTGGAAGCAAGTGGAATACCTCGAGCGTTTCCTCGAGCAGACGTTGGAAGCCGTCATTGTCGCTGTAAAAACGCGCGGTGTGTTCATTCAACTGGTGGATACGCTCGCTCAAACATTTCTGCCGGTTGATCGGTTGGCGAATGAGTACTTGGTGTATCATCCCCGTAGCCATGTTCTGCGCAGCCGCTCGGGGCGTTTCGTCTACCGGTTGGGCGACCGGATTCAAGTGATGGTCGATCAAGTCGATTTGGTGCGGCATCGGGTGGAATGCTCATTGGTTACCGAACGGAAACTGCTGCCGAAAGTGTTGGATACCGATAGTGATGTGCCAAAAATCGAGCGGAAACAGAAATGGAACGAGCGGGTAACCGGCGGCAGGCACCACTCAAAACAAAAACCGATGAAACGAAATCCCCACGGAAGACATCGTTAAATGAGTCTCGACGAAAACAACTCACAACCATTCCGGTTTGAATTATTGACCGGGGAAAAAGTCTCGTCCCGCCGGGGACGGCTCTATACACCCCACGGTATTATCGAAACGCCGACCTTTTGGCCGGTGGGAACCATCGGCGCAGTGAAGTTATTGACGCCTTGGCAACTGCTCGCGACGAATGCCCAAGGGATGTTATCGAATACCTACCATTTGATGCTGCGGCCAGGCACGAAAGCGTTAATTGAATTGGGCGGGTTGCACCGATGGGGATGTTGGCAAAAACCACTCTTAACCGATTCGGGTGGCTTTCAAGTAATGTCCCATGCTCCTCGCCGCAAACTCTCGGAGGATGGTGTCACTTTTCAATCACATTTGAATGGTGACACTTTTCATTTGACCCCGGAAGAATCGATCGGAATTCAACGCGCTATCGGCGCTGACATCATCTTCATGCTCGATGTCTGTCCCCCCTTTGGTGCACCGGAAATAGAGATGCGGGAAGCCCACGAGCGTACTTTGCGGTGGGCGAGTCGTAACCGGCAGGCTTTCCGGGATTTACCCCCGTTATATGGCAACGAGCAAACGCTTTGGCCGGTGGTACAAGGGGGAACCGACCTAACCTTGCGGAAAGAGTCGGCTGAAGCATTATCGGAAGGGAACGACTTTGGTTATGCCGTTGGCGGATTAGCGGTCGGCGAACCGAAGGAACTGATGTGGCCGGCAACCGCGGCTGTTACGGAAACGCTGCCGGTTCATGCTCCGAAACATTTATTGGGAGTTGGAACACCCGAAGATTTACTCGATGCGATTGTGTTGGGTATCGATTCCTTCGATTGTGTGCTACCTACCCGGAATGCGCGGCACGGCATTGCTTTTACCTCGCACGGTATCGTCCGGATCAAGAACGAGAAGTACAAATTGGATGAATTACCGCTTGATCCTACTTGTAAATGCGATGTTTGTAATGGTGAAACCGGAGGAATTTCGCGATCACTGCTCCGGCACTTATATTTTGCAGCGGAACCGAATGCTCAGGCATTACTTACGTATCATAATGTAACCTATTATCATCGTTTGCTTTCCGATGCCCGCTCTGCTATCGAACAGAACCGGTATCCGTCCTTTGTCGCGGAAACGAAAGCGCGATGGCGCGAATTATAAAACTTTGAATCATCCGGATGAGGGCATCTCAGAAAGCACTCATTACCACGGAAAGGAACACGGAGAAACGACCCATGCATTTCAATTGGATTTTACTACAAGCGGCTTCCAATCCGCAACAACCGCAAGGTATGTCGCTGTTCGGCTTTTTGCCGATTGTCCTGGTGTTTGTCGTGATGTATTTTTTCTTAATCCGACCACAGGCTAAGAAAGCGAAAGAGCATCAGAAACTGCTCGATTCAATTACTGCCGGTACTGAAATTGTAACCAGCGGTGGTATTCACGGACGGGTGAAGGGTGTGAAGGGTCAGAACAACGAAATTCTGATTTTGGAGATTGCCGAAGGATTAAAAGTCGAAATCGACCGTGCCGCTGTGGCGCGGGTGAAAGGTGGAGAGGGTAAGTAACCGGTGAAATTGGGTGTTCGGATTTTTGGCGACCGGGTTTTAAAGCAACGAGCGGAACCGGTTATTGAGTTTGACGATTCGTTACGCGAGCTAACGGAAGCGATGAAGGAGACGATGTTAGAGTCCGATGGTATCGGACTTGCCGCTCCGCAGGTCGGCGTTCTGAAACGACTTTTCATTATGGGGGTACCCCATAATATGAAAGAGCGGGAAGGCGCTCGCGAATGGTATGTAGTGATTAATCCCGTGTTTCTCGAAAAGTCCGATACCGATGTCGTAATGGAAGAAGGGTGTTTGTCGTTTCCCGGCTTGTACTTTGAAGTCGGTCGTCCCGATGCGGTTTCGATTAAGTATCAGGACGAATATGGCAATGAGAAAACCCTCGACGCCGAGGGGGTGCTTGCCCGCGTTATCCAACACGAATACGATCATCTCGATGGTACTCTCTTTATTGATAGGATCTCGGCTTTCAAGCGGTCACTACTCAGAAATAAGTTGAAAAAACTACAGGAAGAAAACCAATAACGGAAACGAACAAGAAAGAAAGTAGCGGGCGGGTGAATATCCGCCCATCGTCTTTTAATCCATTCAATGCATGAACAATATGAAACTTGTATACTTCGGCACACCGGATTTTGCGGCTAAGATACTGCACGGACTGCTATCCAATCCGTTGGAGGCTGAAGTAGCGCTGGTCGTTACCGGGAAAAGCAAGCCCCGCGGTCGGCATTCCTTGGTTCCCACCCCGGTCGCTCAAACCGCGCAAGAATTTGCTCTACCGGTATTCGAGTGCGACTCCCCCAAAGACCCCTTACTGGTGCAAACAATTCAAGAAATTCAGCTCGATTTAGGTGTAATCGTTGCGTGGCGAATTTTACCGGAGGCGGTTTTTGCTGCGCCAAAACTCGGAACGATTAATTTGCATGGTTCGTTGCTGCCGTTGTACCGCGGGGCTGCGCCAGTGCAACGCGCCGTCTGGAATGGAGCGAGGGAAACTGGACTTACCGTGTTCCGGTTAGACCGTAACATTGACACCGGAAACATCCTCCTATCAAAGAGCGTTGAAGTATCAAAGAGCGATACGAGTGGCGATATCTTTGAGAAGTTTGTTCCGGTTGGT encodes the following:
- the rnr gene encoding ribonuclease R, giving the protein MKRTQQILELLRAFSDTPVPESFLIRKIGVPPKQVGRFTEALDELVAEGRIVDTGHGYVLTSQRREVATGRIIIKDEGFGFLVPEQGEGEDFYVPRSGFGLARNGDTVLASVRRLGGGRAEAFVQKVLERSTRATLGLYVGGGGGGYVIPENLPGVRRILIAGGNTCGAKDQQKVEVELPENQPLQETLKGRIVNVLGYPGSLAAERATLLRMHGFPLVFTKEAIAAAEALSAEELTASDDHREDLTDMVCCTIDPASAKDFDDAVTLEPRGDGWLAAVHIADVSHYVTPGSEIDREAVKRATSVYLPQGASPMLPEKLTGDICSLRPNERRRAVSVIFEITDEGEILSRKVVRSWIQSRRRFTYEEVQELLDEYDRKRGSANRWSKRLDYGIAEPWEARVAGYRWFARILREERFALGGLEFETEEVEVELDTHGKAVRVYPRPRIESYSVIEEWMLLANRTVTELFEQRIGKKSPFVYRVHEKPDDGKVSEFVLFAEDLGYPWTGGDPTDSLALQKFIHTLQNAPDSHLLNDMAIRSMMRAQYTTENVGHFGLGFDWYTHFTSPIRRYPDVMVHRLLIDFLIEKTKKRAPDSLHEELVKLCRHSSEREQAATEAEREGVKWKQVEYLERFLEQTLEAVIVAVKTRGVFIQLVDTLAQTFLPVDRLANEYLVYHPRSHVLRSRSGRFVYRLGDRIQVMVDQVDLVRHRVECSLVTERKLLPKVLDTDSDVPKIERKQKWNERVTGGRHHSKQKPMKRNPHGRHR
- the tgt gene encoding tRNA guanosine(34) transglycosylase Tgt, whose amino-acid sequence is MSLDENNSQPFRFELLTGEKVSSRRGRLYTPHGIIETPTFWPVGTIGAVKLLTPWQLLATNAQGMLSNTYHLMLRPGTKALIELGGLHRWGCWQKPLLTDSGGFQVMSHAPRRKLSEDGVTFQSHLNGDTFHLTPEESIGIQRAIGADIIFMLDVCPPFGAPEIEMREAHERTLRWASRNRQAFRDLPPLYGNEQTLWPVVQGGTDLTLRKESAEALSEGNDFGYAVGGLAVGEPKELMWPATAAVTETLPVHAPKHLLGVGTPEDLLDAIVLGIDSFDCVLPTRNARHGIAFTSHGIVRIKNEKYKLDELPLDPTCKCDVCNGETGGISRSLLRHLYFAAEPNAQALLTYHNVTYYHRLLSDARSAIEQNRYPSFVAETKARWREL
- the yajC gene encoding preprotein translocase subunit YajC is translated as MHFNWILLQAASNPQQPQGMSLFGFLPIVLVFVVMYFFLIRPQAKKAKEHQKLLDSITAGTEIVTSGGIHGRVKGVKGQNNEILILEIAEGLKVEIDRAAVARVKGGEGK
- the def gene encoding peptide deformylase, which translates into the protein MGVRIFGDRVLKQRAEPVIEFDDSLRELTEAMKETMLESDGIGLAAPQVGVLKRLFIMGVPHNMKEREGAREWYVVINPVFLEKSDTDVVMEEGCLSFPGLYFEVGRPDAVSIKYQDEYGNEKTLDAEGVLARVIQHEYDHLDGTLFIDRISAFKRSLLRNKLKKLQEENQ
- the fmt gene encoding methionyl-tRNA formyltransferase — its product is MKLVYFGTPDFAAKILHGLLSNPLEAEVALVVTGKSKPRGRHSLVPTPVAQTAQEFALPVFECDSPKDPLLVQTIQEIQLDLGVIVAWRILPEAVFAAPKLGTINLHGSLLPLYRGAAPVQRAVWNGARETGLTVFRLDRNIDTGNILLSKSVEVSKSDTSGDIFEKFVPVGIDLLREAIHRFVMGIVETVPQPMIGATPAPKIKPEERWIDWTQPVEYVRRHIHALSPEPGAVTIVDKERVLLYRVAVDLNATETAPPGTIRIEKKNWRVRCGDGWLQIIEAAREGRKVLTGSEFANGMVSWNGKRFIDEVSPQ